The genomic interval GTTAGAGCCGGCAGCTTTCTCAGCGCTTTGGGATCGTTTGCAATAAGGCAGCAAGTTTTTTGGTAATAAAATATCGACAATAAAGGTTGACCTTTCGTTGTTGCCGTACTATAATTCCGTAGACTATTAATAGCGTAAGAGCGATAAGCAGGAAACAAAATTTGTTTTCAATTAGGGTGGTACCGTGTGAATAGCCTCGTCCCTATCGTTAAAGATAGAGATGTGGCTTTTTTTGTCTTTTACATTTTAAAAAAAAGACATAATAAAAATAGACTGGATTGATTTGTATGCAAACATCAGCGCAATGGACATCGAAGATTGGTTTTATTTTATCCGCGGCAGGCTCTGCTATTGGAGTGGGCGCAATATGGAAACTTCCCTATGTTACGGGGATAAGCGGGGGAGGGGCATTTTTTCTCTTATTTATTTTATTCACTTTTTTTATGGGTTTCCCATTGTTATTAGCAGAGTTTGTAATCGGGAGAAGCACACAAAAAGAAGCCATTAGTGCTTATCGCAGCTTAGCTCCTCATAGCAATTGGCATTGGATCGGAAAGCTCGGGGTATTTACCTGCTTTCTTTTATTGTCTTTTTATAGCGTTATTGGCGGTTGGATTGTTATTTATTTTGCAAAAGGTTTGTTTGGTGGAATCATTAGTGAAGGCGCAAATTATGGAGCGGTCTTTAACGATACCATTGCTAATCCTATTTTAGTTATTGCGGCACAATTTGTGTTTTTGGCTTTGACAGTTGTTGTAGTGGCAAAAGGGATTCAAAACGGTATTGAAAAGGTGAGCAAAATTTTGATGCCAGCTTTATTTGTACTCTTTATCGTACTCATCATTCGCTCACTTACGCTTGATAACGCGATGGAAGGTGTGAAGTTTTTTCTAGCACCTGATTTCTCAAGGATCACATCCCAAAGTGTATTGTTTGCGATGGGTCAAGCGTTTTTCTCCTTAAGTGTCGGAGTATCCGTAATGGTTACATACAGCTCTTATTTGTCAAAAAAAGAAAGCTTGATTCAACCGGCTATTTCCATCGTAACCATGAATTTGCTGATTGCATTATTAGCAGGATTGGCCATCTTTCCGGCTGTATTTTCACTAGGTTTAGAACCAGCGGAAGGACCTGGCTTGTTGTTTGTTGTATTGCCCGCGGTATTTGATCAAATTATTTTTGGAGAAGTTTTTTTATTAGGCTTTTTAGCATTATTTTTATTTGCAACATTAACGTCGGCCTTCTCAATGCTAGAAATCATTGTAGCTTCTATGGTTAAAGGCAAAGAGGAGAAGAGAACAAAATATGCCTATATGCTTGGTGCATTCATATTTGCGGTGGGCATTCCGTCTGCGTTATCTTATAGTGCTTTTGCCGACATTTTAATCTTTTCGAAAAATCTATTTGATTCAGCTGATTATTTAGTAAGTAATATTTTGATGCCGCTTGGCGTGTTTTTGATTTCGATTTTTGTACCGCTTAAAATGAAGAAAAGCACGCTGCGAGAGGAGTTATTGCAGCATTCTCGTTTTGGCGCTACTGCCTTTACTATTTGGTTTTTTATTATCAGGTTTATTATTCCTCTAGTCATTATCATCGTATTTCTTGATATTACTGGGGTGCTTGATAAAATAACTTCATTATTGTAGTATCCAACATTATGAGCAAAAGAAAGGGATACCCATAACCGGGTATCCCTTTCTATTTTATTTCCTTGCTGTAATCATAAATCGTTCTGAATTTGTTCTGATTCCTTGTTCGGTTTGGTTGTTTTTAATAAATTGTTGAAGGATTTGAAAATCTGTCTCGGATTGTCCGAAGTTCGGAATAATTGGCGTGTGTTTCAATAGAAAAATAAAGTCTTCAGCCGTCTCAAAATAATCGGTTGCGTTGTATTCAAATGACTGAATGTCTGTGAAGCCTGCATCAGCTAACTCCGCAATATATTGATTTTTCAACACACCTTTTTTTGTACCAAATGACTGTCCTCTTCCGAATGCCTCTTTAAGGTTGAGCTTATCGTACTCACTAACCTGTTGGGTAAAAAATACACCATCGTTCACCAATACTTTTGCGATTTCTTTGGCAGAAAAAGCGGAATGTCTGCAAGAGACTACATTGAAAAAGTGGTCAGGAAAATCGAGCTTCTCCGCATCCATTTGTAAAAAGCGTATATTTGATTTATTTGATTGTTTTACGTTATTTAATGCGGTCTCAATCATGCCTGTGGAAAGATCAATGCCAATTAAAAGCAATGCTGAATCTGCTATTGATAATAATGCTTCTCCGCCGCCAGTGCCGATATCAAGCAAAAGATCAGACTTCTTGCAATACTGGATGACTTCTTCATAAAAATCCCATGCGATTCCTTCTGAGACAGATTTCACTTTGCTGAAATCCCAACCGTTGATTTTCCCGACTTGATCATAAAATTGTTTGTATTCTACTGCATTCATATTTCTTCCACCTTCCAAAGAGGATAATAAAAAACAAATGGATTGCTGCCGATATCCGTTCAAAATTTAGTTTCATGTGGTCAGAAGGACAGACAATCCCCTCTGCAGCTGGTACGCGTTTTATCCAGCCCGGAAACTAATTACTTCGAACCATTCGGAAAGACATTCCATTCACCTCGATTGAAAGATTGTTCTCATTATATGGCAAAGTGAGCTTATCAATCAAGCCATCGTGCAAAATGTGCCGTTCCCATATGGATGGAAGAATCAATGAAACTAAAATAATACAGACGGCCCCTTCATATACATAAATACATGAGGGGGGATTAGAAAATGTGGATGCTCATTCTAATGCTAGTCGGATGTCTCTCTGGTTTTTTTCTGTTCAGGAAAAATACTCTGACCGTCACTAATCAGACAGATCAGAGCGTGTGGAAACTGTCCATTATTATTCCAGCTAGAAATGAAGAATGTAATTTACCACATTTGCTTGAATCCCTTAAGTCGCAAACGGTTCAACCCTTTGAAATTATTGTGGTAGATGATTATTCCGATGATCGAACCAAAGAAATAGCTGAAGGCTATGGGGTCAAAGTTATTTCAAATAGCAGCCTCCCTAAAGGCTGGACAGGTAAGAACTGGGCGGTATGGAATGGATATTTGCATGCCTCTGGTGATATGTTTGTATTTTTAGATGCGGATATAAGACTGGCGCCTAACGCCTTGGCTTCATTAATAAAGGCTAGGGAGCGATCGAAGGGTGTTATTTCAGTTGTTCCTTTTCATCACACCGAGAAGCTATATGAGAAGCTTGCTTTGATTATGAATGTGCTTGGGATATTTGCGTTTACATCGGTCTTTGAAAAGAAAAACCGGATGAAAGGGCTCTATGGCTCCTGCATTGTTGCTTTAAGGGAGGATTACGAAAAAATCAATGGCCACGAAAGCGTAAAAGCTGAAGTGCTGGACGATTTGTTTCTAGGCTCCAAATTTATGGCAGCGGGGGTACCAGTCACTAATTTTATCGGATATGGCTTGGTTTCTTTCCGCATGTATCCGCAAGGCATTCAAAGCGAAATTGAAGGATTTAGCAAAGGGGCGGTGTTAAGCACTTCGACGCTTAGTCCGTGGACAATTATCCCGATAGCTATTTGGGTGGTAGGACTGCTTCTATCGGAAACGGTGTTTATATTTGCGAATACTTCATGGGCTTTACCTTTCTTAATCGGTTATTTTGTCTATATGTTTCAATTATTTTACTTCACGAAGTATGTAGGCGCTTTTGGGATCGTTATTCCGCTGCTCCATGTTTTTGCTTCGTTATTTTTTATCATTGTTATGCTTTATTCCATGTATCAGGTGGTTATTCTAGGGCATGTAAGCTGGAAAGGCAGGCACATCCGGGTAGGGGGCAAGAGGGACCTATGATCATATTTTGGATTGCGGGTTCATTTCTATCGGGCTCTCTTATGTTTTCGTATTGGCTTGGTCTGCTCCGCAAAAAAAACATAAAAACGGTTGGCGACGGTAACCCTGGTGCTTTGAATCTTTGGAAGTCATCTGGATATAAATTTGGTGTGGTCGGTATTTTATTGGATTTTTTGAAAGGATACTTGCCGGTGCTTTTTATAATGGGAAGCAGCTATAATCATGGTTATCTAATCGTTCCGCTTGCCATCGCGCCTGTAGCAGGGCATGCCTTTTCTCCTTTCCTGAAAGGGAAGGGCGGCAAAGCTATTGCAGTAACATTCGGAATA from Paenibacillus sp. FSL K6-3182 carries:
- a CDS encoding glycosyltransferase family 2 protein, whose product is MWMLILMLVGCLSGFFLFRKNTLTVTNQTDQSVWKLSIIIPARNEECNLPHLLESLKSQTVQPFEIIVVDDYSDDRTKEIAEGYGVKVISNSSLPKGWTGKNWAVWNGYLHASGDMFVFLDADIRLAPNALASLIKARERSKGVISVVPFHHTEKLYEKLALIMNVLGIFAFTSVFEKKNRMKGLYGSCIVALREDYEKINGHESVKAEVLDDLFLGSKFMAAGVPVTNFIGYGLVSFRMYPQGIQSEIEGFSKGAVLSTSTLSPWTIIPIAIWVVGLLLSETVFIFANTSWALPFLIGYFVYMFQLFYFTKYVGAFGIVIPLLHVFASLFFIIVMLYSMYQVVILGHVSWKGRHIRVGGKRDL
- a CDS encoding glycerol-3-phosphate acyltransferase is translated as MIIFWIAGSFLSGSLMFSYWLGLLRKKNIKTVGDGNPGALNLWKSSGYKFGVVGILLDFLKGYLPVLFIMGSSYNHGYLIVPLAIAPVAGHAFSPFLKGKGGKAIAVTFGIWSALTGFEVSLAYAVILALMAGVSRMIYKNKPKSTEADGLQVVVGMLLLSVYLYIRMFSAAILLIWLGNFAILVYKHRVEIGKSWKKGYDKGV
- a CDS encoding sodium-dependent transporter, giving the protein MQTSAQWTSKIGFILSAAGSAIGVGAIWKLPYVTGISGGGAFFLLFILFTFFMGFPLLLAEFVIGRSTQKEAISAYRSLAPHSNWHWIGKLGVFTCFLLLSFYSVIGGWIVIYFAKGLFGGIISEGANYGAVFNDTIANPILVIAAQFVFLALTVVVVAKGIQNGIEKVSKILMPALFVLFIVLIIRSLTLDNAMEGVKFFLAPDFSRITSQSVLFAMGQAFFSLSVGVSVMVTYSSYLSKKESLIQPAISIVTMNLLIALLAGLAIFPAVFSLGLEPAEGPGLLFVVLPAVFDQIIFGEVFLLGFLALFLFATLTSAFSMLEIIVASMVKGKEEKRTKYAYMLGAFIFAVGIPSALSYSAFADILIFSKNLFDSADYLVSNILMPLGVFLISIFVPLKMKKSTLREELLQHSRFGATAFTIWFFIIRFIIPLVIIIVFLDITGVLDKITSLL
- a CDS encoding class I SAM-dependent methyltransferase — its product is MNAVEYKQFYDQVGKINGWDFSKVKSVSEGIAWDFYEEVIQYCKKSDLLLDIGTGGGEALLSIADSALLLIGIDLSTGMIETALNNVKQSNKSNIRFLQMDAEKLDFPDHFFNVVSCRHSAFSAKEIAKVLVNDGVFFTQQVSEYDKLNLKEAFGRGQSFGTKKGVLKNQYIAELADAGFTDIQSFEYNATDYFETAEDFIFLLKHTPIIPNFGQSETDFQILQQFIKNNQTEQGIRTNSERFMITARK